GCCCCCGGGCTCCTGGGCCGGCCCCTGGGTGGCCCGAGGTCTGGCCGCTGGAGATGCCGACGGGGATGGGGATCTGGATCTGGTGCTGACCCAGAACGGCGGCGCCACTCGTTTGCTGCGCAACGACAGCCCGCCGCGCTCCTGGCTGCGCCTGCGCCTGCACGGCACCGAGAGCAACCGCACCGCCTACGGCACCGAGGTCACCGCCATCGCCGGCGACCGCCGCCTGGTGCGCACTCTCACCTCCGGCCGCTCCTACCTTTCCGCCAGTGAGCTGGTGCTGCACTTCGGTCTCGGCGACCTGGAAGCTCTCGATGCGCTGGAGATCCGCTGGCCCTCGGGCCGGGAACAGCGCATCGAGCAGCCGGAGCTAGGGCGGGTACTGGTGGTCGAAGAGCCCTCGGAGCCTTAGCAGCCCGTGGTAAAGGTCGAGCCGTCGAGTCGCGCTGCGAGCGGCCCTTTCCCGCCGAATCTTCGTTCGAAAACCTCGCCGATACTCGCATCGCCTGCGGTTTTCCGGCCTTGATTCGGCGAAAAATCGCTCGCTCTCACTGGCGTCTGACTTTTGCCACGAGCTGTTAGGAGCCGCTGCGGAAGCCACCACCGGGAAGGCACAGCGCCAGGTTGTAGCCCTGCCAGCACTTGCAGTTGACGCAGCAGCTGCCGCACTGACAGCTCGTCGGAGGAGCGGGTCGGTAGCAGCTTTGATCGAAGGTCTCCGGGACCAGGGGTCCCTGTGTCGAGGCGGCTTGGCAGCTTTCCGCGCCGGTGTCGGCGCCGAGGTTCAGAAAGGGGCTGGCTGCCAGGTCGATGGTGGTGCTCTGAAGGGTGGTCGCGGCATCGTCGGCGGTGGCGGGGAAAGCGCAGAGCAGCGCCAGAGCCAGCAGGGCGAGGGTGGGAATCAGGGTCTTCTTCATGGTGGGGTCCTCCAAATTCATGGTCTTCTAGCGAGGTTGACCTTCTGACAAAGACCCTGGGGGACGCTTCGAGGGATTCTCGAAAGCTCCAAAGACTTGTCGGATTCTTAGTTTGTGAATGTTAACTAAGGGAATGTTTTCTGGCAAGGCGCCGGCTGGCTGGGCCTTTTGACTGACCTTGGGGGAGGCGCCCGGCCGCCCGAGGGCGGGCCGGGCGGAGGCCGATCAGGGGCCGGCGAGGCAAGGCACCGGCTGCCGGGTCTGCCAGCAACCGCAGTCGATGCAGCAGAATCCACACTCGCAGCCCGGAGGCGGCGGGTTTCCCGAGCAACCCTGGGCCAGCTGGACGGTGGCGGTGAGCAGCGGCGCCATCGGCAGAACGTTCGAAGGTGCCTCGACCGTCGATTCCACCGTGGACGATGCGGGAGCGGAGCTCGGCTGAGCTTCGATCGCGGGCTGGATGGCGGCGGTTTCAGTGTCGAGGGCCACTCCGTCGTCGGCCAGGATCTGGAAGCCGGTAAGGGCCGAGAGCAGTAGGGCGATCATGAGAATAGGGTACGACCATTTCATCCAGAAAACCTCCTCGGTTCGATGGGGGCGAAATCTCGGGCATGCCTAAGAAGATTTGGGCAGGCATTGAAAAATCGCGTTTCAGGGACTCTATGATGATGCGAATAGTAGCAGATGTGTGTTTCCGCACCGTGGCGCTTCAAGAGTCCAATCGGCGGAAGGTAAGATCAGCGGCTCTGCACTCTTGGGGAGGATCTTCGTGGAACCGTTCTTGACCACCCAGCGGCTGGCCCTATTCGAGATGAGCGTCGAGGATGCGCCCTGGATGCTGCGGCTCTTGAATGAGCCTTCGTTCCTCACCAACATCGGGGACCGCGGGGTGCGCTCGTTGGGAGAGGCCGGCCGGTACCTGGAATCGCGAGTCACGGCGAGTTATCGGGAACACGGCTTCGGCATGTATCGCGTCGAGGATCGGGAAGACGGGGCGGTCCTGGGGGTGTGCGGCCTGGTACGTCGGGAGGGGCTGGCCCACGCCGACCTGGGCTTCGCCTTCTTCCCCGAGCATTGGGGCCGCGGCTACGCCTCCGAGGCCGGCGCCGCAATCGTTGCCCATGCCCGCAATACCCTGGGCCTCGGCACCCTCCTCGCCATCGCAGCCCCGGACAACCGGGGATCTATTCGGGTGCTGGAAAAGCTCGGCTTCGAGCGCCGCGGCTCGATCCGCCTGCCGGGGGAGGAGGTGGATCTGGAGCTCTACGGCAGCGGTCCCTCTTCCTCGGACGAATCCCCAGGGCATCGCGGGGACTCTCCTTCCATGCCTCTGGAGCTCACCACCGATCGGCTGCGCCTGCGCCAGCTGCAGGAGGACGATCTCGACGCCTTTGCCGCCCTCAACGCCGACCCGGAGGTGATGCGCTACATCGGCGCCGGCCGGCCCCGGCCTCGGGACGAAGCCTGGAGCGCCATGGCCCGCCTCTTGGGCCACTGGCAGCTCCGTGGCTATGGCATGTACGCCGTCGAGGAGCGCTCCACCGGCCACCTGGTCGGCCGCCTCGGCCTGCATCGCCCCGAAGGCTGGCCGGGCCTCGAAATCGGCTGGCTCATCGCCCGCAAAAGCTGGGGCCGCGGCTACGCCCCGGAAGGCGCCCACGCCGTCCTCGCCCAAGCCTTCCAACGCCTCGACGAGCCCCGCATCATCAGCCTCATCCACCCCGCCAACCACGCCTCCATCCGCGTCGCCGAGAAGCTCGGGGAGCGTCTCGTCGGCACCGAGGAGGTGGTCGGGCAGGAGGTGCTGCTCTATGCGGTGGAGCGGGGGGAGTGGGAGTGCGTGCGAACCCGCTGTCCATGAAAAAGCCCCGGCAACCGAAGTCACCGGGGCTGGGTTTGGGCAGGCGCCGAGCTGTCGTTTAGTAGCCGCAGATCAGGCCGGCGTAGCCGTTGGGGTAGGTGCAGAGACCGCCGAGGGGCTCCCAGCAGTAGGCGTAGGAATAGGTGATGGATCCCGGGACCACGGTCTCGGTGATGGATCCATCACACTCCTCGGTGAGTTGCACGGTGTAGTGCTTGTAGCTCACCTGACTGTAGGCGAAGTAGGTCTTGCCGAAAAACGAATCCATGCAGTAGATGCTCAGATACGAGCTGCCCAGGTAGTCGGTGCGCTGCTCGGTGCCCAGGTTGTAGGGGCACGAGGGACAGCTGCCGCAATCCTGGGGGCAGGAGCTGCAGCTCTCGGAGGGCCCGCAGTAGTTGTTGCCGCAAATGTTGCAGGGGCCGCCGCAGTCCTGGGGGCAGGTCTCGCAGTCCTCGGTGAAGAGATCGTCGCCCTCGGTGCAGTAGCCGTCACCGCAGATGGGTTCTTCTGGGAGCTCGATGGACTGCACAAGGTTCGTTTGGTAGGCGATGACAGTGGATGGAGCGGCGAGGGGGAGCCCCCCGGCGGCGATCAGCCCTTCGCTGGCCTGCGCCAGAGACTCCCACGGCAGGTTCAGCACCGACTCTCCGTCGACCGCGACGGTGAGCCGCACGGCGGCCCGCTCCGCCAGCTGCCACAGAGCATTCCGCAGATCGCCTCGTTCCGCCAACAACTCCAGGATGTGGCCCTCGGGTGCTTCGATGCGCGGCTGCTCGAGCTCCGGAAGGTCCGCCGGAAGAAGCGATGCGAGCTGTTCAACGGCCCGCTCTCGGCTGCGCTCCAGGGCTCTTCTCTGCACGACGAGTTTTTCCTCGAGGAATCGCTCTCCGTTCACCTGGATGCGGGCGGTGATCTCAGTGCGTTGCCCGGCCAGAACCTCGGAGGGCAGGGAGTAGAAGAGAAGAGTGGCCGGGGGTTGGGTCTGCTCGCGAGCGCCGGCCTCGGCAGCTGCGAGGTCGTTTTGCAGACCTAGAGGCGAGGACCCCAGCTGAGCCGCCACGGGCAGGGCGGCGAGGGTGAGTAGAAGGGTGAGGATGAGAAATCTTCTCGCTTGCATTGCTCCTCCTTATTAGAAATTATCAATACAAGAGATAATAATATGTTGGTTTCGGTCGAGCAAGCAAGAAGCCCGGCAGCCACTAGCAGCCCGTGGTGGGTGAGGCGATGAGCCGCTCGCCCCGGACCTCAGCGCTGCAGGGCAGATCCGGAGAGAGCGGCCTCGAGGGGGTCTGCTCAGAAGCAGATTGGGCTGGCGTAGCCGTAGGTGAAAGTGCAGTAGCCGCCGACGTAGCGCCAGCAATAGGAGGAAGAGTAGGTTGTAGAACCCGGGACGACGGTCTCGGTGATGGAGCCGTCGCATTCCTCGGTGAGCTGCACGTCGTAATGCTTGTAGTCGTTCTTCTGGTACGTGTAGTACGCCGTCCCCGGCCAGCCGTCCATGCAGTAGGTGTAGTACGAGGTGCTGCCCAGGTAGTCGGTGCGGGACTCGGTGCCCAGGTCGGTGGGGCAGGAGGGGCAGGCGCCGCAGTCAGCGGCGCAAGTGCTGCAGGTTTCGGTGCCGCCGCAGAAGCCGTTGCCGCAGATGCTGCACGGGCCACCGCAGTCCTGCGGGCAGCTCTCACAGTTTTCGCCGACGGGCGGGGTGCCGCCGCCGCAGGAACCGTCGCCACAGACGTAGAACTCCTGGGGCGCGTCGGGCTTGTCGGCGGCGGTGGAGAAGACCTGGGCGGTGGCGTTGGTCAGCGTCGGCAGGCCGGCCTCAGCCAGCTCATCGGAGCCGCTGCGCAGCAACTCATCGAAGCCGAAGTAGCGAACGGAACGGTCGTTCACCAGCACGTCGAGGCGCACCTGATGCTCGCCGCTGGCGGCCAGCTGATGGAAATGAGCTCGCACCGCCGGGCGGTCGCTGAGGAGCTCGAAGACCGCCGTCCGCGGCTGTTCCAGGCTCTTGCCGGTGAGCGCTTGGGGACCTTCCGGGTGGCTCGAGCGGAGGGCCTCGAGAGCACGCTCGTCACCGTGCTCGAGCACGGCCTGGTCGAGACGGAAGCGCTCCTCGAGGAAGAGCTCGCCGTCGACGAAAGCCTGGACGGTCACCTGATTGCGCGCCTCGGTGAGCTCGCTCCGGGGAACGGTGTAGAAGAACAGCGGCGCCGCTGTCGCCTTCTCCCCCTGAGCCAGGGCCGCGGTGGCTCCGCAGGAGCCCGGAGTCAGGCTGCCGGGGTTGAGCAGGGCCGATTCTTGGGGCAGCTGAGCGAAGGCGGGGAGGGCGAGGAGGGAGACGAGGGCGAGGGTCAAGAGACATCTGCCAGATCGCATAGAAATACTCTCCTTCATAGAATTAACATTACAGAATGCAAGGTGCAGCGTTCTCTTGAAGGTACCAGGGGCCTGACGGAAGAGTCAAAAAGCTGCCCAGGTTGGGCCGGGACCAGGGCCGGTTTCGGGGAGGGCGGTGGTGGCAAGGAGAAGACCAGGCCCCGGCAGCCACTAGCAGCCCGTGGCAAAAGTCGAGCCGCGCTGCGAGCGGCCCTTTCCCGCCGAATCTTCGTTCGAAAACCTCGCCGATACCCGCATCGCCTGCGGTTGTCCCGCCTTGATTCGGTGAGAAATTGCTCGCCCTCGCTTGCGGCTGACTTGTTCAGCAGGCTTCTAGGGCCTGTCCTGTCAGGATCGTGGAGCTTCCTCGCCACAGTGGAGCCCCGGCGGCACAGAAGAGCCCCGGAGGGGCGGAGGCATCTAGCCCGGGGCGCAAGCCCCGGGTAGGAGACCCGAAGAATCCCCAAGCCCCGGAGGGGCGACAGCAACTTCTAGCAGCCCGTGGTGAAAGTCGAGCCGCGCTACGAGCGGCCCTTTTCCACCGAATCTTCGTTCGAAAACCTCGCCGATACCCGCATCGCCTGCGGTTTTCCGGCCTTGATTCGGCGAAAAA
This is a stretch of genomic DNA from Acidobacteriota bacterium. It encodes these proteins:
- a CDS encoding heterocycloanthracin/sonorensin family bacteriocin, with protein sequence MRSGRCLLTLALVSLLALPAFAQLPQESALLNPGSLTPGSCGATAALAQGEKATAAPLFFYTVPRSELTEARNQVTVQAFVDGELFLEERFRLDQAVLEHGDERALEALRSSHPEGPQALTGKSLEQPRTAVFELLSDRPAVRAHFHQLAASGEHQVRLDVLVNDRSVRYFGFDELLRSGSDELAEAGLPTLTNATAQVFSTAADKPDAPQEFYVCGDGSCGGGTPPVGENCESCPQDCGGPCSICGNGFCGGTETCSTCAADCGACPSCPTDLGTESRTDYLGSTSYYTYCMDGWPGTAYYTYQKNDYKHYDVQLTEECDGSITETVVPGSTTYSSSYCWRYVGGYCTFTYGYASPICF
- a CDS encoding GNAT family N-acetyltransferase; this encodes MEPFLTTQRLALFEMSVEDAPWMLRLLNEPSFLTNIGDRGVRSLGEAGRYLESRVTASYREHGFGMYRVEDREDGAVLGVCGLVRREGLAHADLGFAFFPEHWGRGYASEAGAAIVAHARNTLGLGTLLAIAAPDNRGSIRVLEKLGFERRGSIRLPGEEVDLELYGSGPSSSDESPGHRGDSPSMPLELTTDRLRLRQLQEDDLDAFAALNADPEVMRYIGAGRPRPRDEAWSAMARLLGHWQLRGYGMYAVEERSTGHLVGRLGLHRPEGWPGLEIGWLIARKSWGRGYAPEGAHAVLAQAFQRLDEPRIISLIHPANHASIRVAEKLGERLVGTEEVVGQEVLLYAVERGEWECVRTRCP